One region of Streptomyces sp. NBC_00442 genomic DNA includes:
- a CDS encoding TMEM165/GDT1 family protein, with product MLSFTIMAITFGVIFLAELPDKTALAGLMLGTRYKASYVFVGVAAAFAVHVVLAIAAGSVLTLLPHRLLQAIVGVLFLAGAAMLLFKKGEDDEEVKPPADQSFWKVSGAGFMLILVAEFGDLTQIMTANLAARYDSPLSVGIGAVLGLWAVAGLGIVGGRTLMKHVPLRLITKVAACLMLALAGFSLFEAIAG from the coding sequence GTGCTCAGCTTCACGATCATGGCGATCACCTTCGGCGTGATCTTCCTTGCCGAACTCCCCGACAAGACCGCGCTCGCCGGACTGATGCTCGGCACCCGCTACAAGGCGTCGTACGTCTTCGTCGGCGTCGCGGCCGCCTTCGCCGTCCATGTCGTCCTCGCCATCGCGGCGGGCAGCGTGCTGACCCTGCTGCCGCACCGGCTGCTCCAGGCGATCGTCGGCGTGCTCTTCCTCGCGGGCGCGGCGATGCTGCTCTTCAAGAAGGGCGAGGACGACGAGGAAGTGAAGCCGCCCGCCGACCAGTCCTTCTGGAAGGTGTCGGGGGCCGGCTTCATGCTCATCCTGGTCGCCGAGTTCGGTGACCTGACCCAGATCATGACCGCCAACCTGGCCGCGCGGTACGACAGCCCGCTGTCCGTGGGTATCGGTGCGGTGCTCGGCCTGTGGGCGGTCGCCGGGCTCGGCATCGTGGGCGGACGGACCCTGATGAAGCATGTGCCGCTGCGCCTGATCACCAAGGTGGCGGCCTGCCTGATGCTGGCCCTCGCCGGCTTCAGCCTGTTCGAGGCGATCGCGGGCTGA
- a CDS encoding HNH endonuclease family protein produces MSDAIAVRTPRVYARRTAVFAAAAALAAAGALITAPAAEAAPPTPVSAATARTYLGELTVQAEGSLTGYSRDKFPHWITQSGTCNTREVVLKRDGTNVTTDSSCAATGGSWYSAYDGATWSASADVDIDHIVPLAEAWRSGANAWTTPQRQGFANDLTRPQLIAVTDNVNQSKGDKDPAKWLPSLTSYRCTYARMWVDVKHYYSLTVDSAEKSTLQSILNGC; encoded by the coding sequence ATGTCAGACGCCATAGCAGTCCGCACGCCCCGCGTCTACGCGCGTCGCACGGCCGTCTTCGCCGCCGCGGCCGCGCTCGCCGCGGCCGGTGCGCTGATCACCGCCCCGGCCGCCGAGGCCGCGCCGCCCACCCCGGTGAGCGCCGCCACCGCCCGCACCTACCTGGGCGAGCTGACCGTGCAGGCGGAGGGCTCGCTGACGGGGTACAGCCGCGACAAGTTCCCGCACTGGATCACCCAGTCCGGCACCTGCAACACCCGCGAGGTCGTCCTCAAGCGCGACGGCACGAACGTGACGACCGACTCCAGCTGCGCTGCCACCGGCGGCAGTTGGTACTCCGCCTACGACGGCGCCACCTGGTCCGCCTCGGCCGACGTGGACATCGACCACATCGTGCCGCTCGCCGAGGCCTGGCGTTCGGGCGCGAACGCCTGGACCACCCCCCAGCGCCAGGGCTTCGCCAACGACCTGACACGCCCCCAGCTGATCGCGGTCACCGACAACGTCAACCAGTCCAAGGGCGACAAGGACCCGGCCAAGTGGCTGCCCTCGCTCACCTCCTACCGCTGTACCTACGCGCGAATGTGGGTCGACGTGAAGCACTACTACAGCCTCACGGTCGACTCCGCCGAGAAGTCCACCCTCCAGTCCATCCTCAACGGCTGCTGA
- a CDS encoding HAD-IA family hydrolase: protein MSASTTTTTVLTARALLLDMDGTIVNSDAVVERCWRRWAERNGLDPEAALKVVHGRQGYATMAVLLPDRPMEQNHADNKVMLAEETADTEGVVPVAGAGAFMAAIAELPHALVTSADAALARARMTAAGLPMPEVRITAESVGASKPDPEGFLKGAAELGFAPADCVVFEDSEAGIAAGRAAGMRVVGVGPRAGAHEPTVHVPDLTHLTVTAGADGALRLEITG, encoded by the coding sequence ATGTCGGCCAGCACCACGACCACCACCGTCCTGACCGCCCGCGCCCTCCTTTTGGACATGGACGGCACGATCGTGAACTCCGACGCCGTGGTCGAGCGCTGCTGGCGCCGTTGGGCCGAGCGCAACGGCCTCGACCCGGAGGCCGCCCTCAAGGTCGTCCACGGCCGCCAGGGCTACGCCACGATGGCCGTGCTGCTCCCGGACCGGCCGATGGAGCAGAACCACGCCGACAACAAGGTGATGCTCGCCGAGGAGACCGCGGACACCGAGGGCGTCGTGCCGGTCGCCGGGGCCGGTGCCTTCATGGCCGCCATCGCCGAGCTGCCGCACGCCCTGGTCACCTCCGCCGACGCGGCACTCGCCCGTGCCCGCATGACGGCCGCGGGACTGCCGATGCCCGAGGTGCGGATCACGGCCGAGTCCGTGGGCGCGAGCAAGCCGGACCCGGAGGGCTTCCTCAAGGGCGCGGCCGAACTGGGCTTCGCCCCGGCGGACTGCGTCGTCTTCGAGGACTCCGAGGCCGGCATCGCGGCAGGCAGGGCCGCGGGGATGCGCGTCGTGGGCGTGGGCCCGCGGGCGGGTGCCCACGAGCCCACCGTCCACGTCCCCGACCTCACGCACCTCACCGTCACCGCCGGCGCGGACGGCGCCCTGCGCCTGGAGATCACCGGCTGA
- the corA gene encoding magnesium/cobalt transporter CorA: MMRNLRRAVRRAYRRSVDLSHPARSPLGSAVVNCAVYVDGIRQQDDGPVDEALRRVRKLGGGAFVWIGLHEPTEGEFAGLAELFGLHPLAVEDAITAHQRPKVVPYDDTLFAVFKTCRYVEHEELTATSEVVDTGELMVFTGPDFVITVRHGMNGSLGPLREALECEREQLTKGPSAVLHALVDQVVDEYVEVADAMQSDMDAVETAVFAENAERGDAGRIYQLKREVLELKRAVAPLDRPLQKLAGEAMPSVAPEIRPYFRDVADHLLRTTEQIASFDGLLDSILQAHLAQVTVAQNEDMRKITAWAAIVAVPTMVCGIYGMNFENMPELHWRYGYFMALGLMAAACFVIHRGFRRNGWL; encoded by the coding sequence ATGATGCGAAATCTGCGGAGGGCGGTGCGCCGCGCCTATCGCAGGAGCGTCGACCTCAGCCACCCCGCGCGCTCGCCGCTGGGGAGCGCCGTCGTCAACTGCGCGGTGTACGTCGACGGGATACGGCAGCAGGACGACGGCCCGGTGGACGAGGCGCTGCGCCGGGTGCGCAAGCTCGGCGGCGGAGCCTTCGTGTGGATCGGGCTGCACGAGCCGACCGAGGGGGAGTTCGCCGGGCTCGCCGAGCTGTTCGGGCTGCACCCGCTGGCCGTCGAGGACGCCATCACGGCCCACCAGCGGCCCAAGGTCGTCCCGTACGACGACACGCTGTTCGCGGTGTTCAAGACGTGCCGGTACGTCGAGCACGAGGAACTCACCGCCACCAGCGAAGTGGTGGACACCGGCGAGCTGATGGTGTTCACCGGGCCCGACTTCGTCATCACCGTCCGGCACGGCATGAACGGCTCGCTCGGACCGCTGCGGGAGGCCCTGGAGTGTGAGCGCGAGCAGCTCACCAAAGGTCCTTCGGCGGTGCTGCACGCCCTCGTCGACCAGGTCGTCGACGAGTACGTGGAGGTCGCCGACGCCATGCAGAGCGACATGGACGCCGTCGAGACCGCCGTCTTCGCCGAGAACGCCGAACGCGGCGACGCGGGACGCATCTACCAGCTCAAGCGCGAAGTCCTCGAACTGAAGCGGGCGGTGGCGCCGCTCGACCGGCCCCTGCAGAAGCTCGCCGGTGAAGCGATGCCCTCCGTCGCCCCCGAGATCAGGCCGTACTTCCGTGACGTGGCCGACCATCTGCTGCGCACCACCGAGCAGATCGCCTCCTTCGACGGCCTGCTCGATTCCATACTGCAGGCCCACCTCGCCCAGGTGACCGTCGCCCAGAACGAGGACATGCGAAAGATCACCGCTTGGGCCGCCATCGTCGCCGTGCCGACCATGGTGTGCGGCATCTACGGCATGAACTTCGAGAACATGCCCGAACTGCACTGGCGTTACGGCTACTTCATGGCGCTCGGCCTCATGGCCGCGGCCTGTTTCGTCATTCACCGCGGGTTCCGGCGCAACGGCTGGCTGTAG
- a CDS encoding peptidoglycan-binding domain-containing protein translates to MDGRPGCACAPRTAATAHAGRSAEAAAAEDFDPLRIRPYVVLPNGAPPPADGVATDAGADGDADAHSHAGADGDADRTTRFGVTAPPTVGPIAAAVTAQGAAGGSADGGTAPGSDSVGAGTAAMPYPAHRSFSPGRPAAGARRRRRRRLAVLTIGAATAAVIATAAFASTLFADDATPKQALPDAVDTGVPYSGADTASAAPSASAPHTRKPAPSRSASASAPVAPSPSPSGTSSASRAAAPGPSKSAPAAPPPSASPRSSRAPEGKPLAPPPSQPLRRGDSGPGVLELQERLGQLGLYTGSIDGTFGSRTERSVRDFQSYLGVSGDPAGVYGPQTRSALESVTDRP, encoded by the coding sequence GTGGACGGCAGACCCGGCTGCGCCTGCGCCCCGCGCACCGCCGCGACCGCGCACGCCGGACGCTCGGCGGAGGCCGCCGCCGCCGAGGACTTCGACCCGCTGCGCATCCGGCCGTACGTCGTCCTGCCGAACGGCGCACCGCCCCCGGCCGACGGTGTGGCGACCGACGCGGGCGCCGACGGCGACGCGGACGCCCACAGCCACGCCGGTGCCGACGGCGACGCCGACCGGACCACGCGGTTCGGGGTGACCGCTCCCCCGACGGTGGGCCCGATCGCGGCGGCCGTGACGGCACAGGGCGCGGCCGGGGGTTCGGCGGACGGGGGCACGGCGCCGGGGAGCGACTCCGTGGGCGCGGGCACGGCCGCGATGCCCTACCCCGCCCACCGCTCCTTCAGTCCCGGCCGGCCCGCGGCGGGCGCACGGAGGCGCAGGCGACGCCGGCTCGCCGTGCTGACCATCGGGGCCGCCACCGCCGCCGTCATCGCCACGGCGGCGTTCGCGAGCACCCTGTTCGCCGACGACGCGACGCCGAAGCAGGCGCTGCCCGACGCCGTGGACACCGGGGTCCCGTACAGCGGCGCCGACACCGCGTCCGCGGCCCCCTCGGCCTCCGCCCCGCACACGAGGAAGCCCGCCCCGAGCCGCTCGGCGTCCGCGTCGGCCCCGGTCGCGCCGTCGCCGTCGCCGTCCGGGACCTCGTCCGCGTCCCGGGCCGCCGCGCCGGGCCCGTCCAAGTCCGCGCCCGCGGCGCCCCCGCCCTCCGCGTCCCCGCGGTCCTCGCGCGCCCCCGAGGGCAAGCCCCTCGCGCCGCCCCCGAGCCAGCCGCTCCGGCGGGGCGACAGCGGGCCCGGGGTGCTCGAACTCCAGGAGCGGCTGGGCCAGTTGGGCCTCTACACCGGCAGCATCGACGGCACCTTCGGCTCGCGTACGGAGCGCTCGGTGCGCGACTTCCAGTCCTATCTCGGCGTCAGCGGCGACCCGGCCGGGGTGTACGGACCGCAGACGCGGAGCGCCCTCGAATCGGTGACGGACCGGCCCTAG
- a CDS encoding DedA family protein — protein MLESVGALTSSPWIYAVVALSVLLDVFLPVLPSGVLVITAATTAAGSATAAGAGDATRAGHADLLALAACAAIASVLGDLIAYRLALRGGARLERAIARSRRLTRAQERLGIALSRGGGGLVVIARFAPAGRSVVSLGAGAARRKVREFLPWSALAGVAWATYSVGLGYFGGQWLGATWLGTAVSLLALFAAGALAAYVVKRPSPAPAPVS, from the coding sequence GTGCTGGAGAGTGTGGGGGCGCTCACGTCGAGCCCCTGGATCTACGCCGTGGTCGCCCTCTCCGTGCTGCTCGACGTCTTCCTCCCCGTCCTTCCCAGCGGGGTGCTCGTGATCACGGCGGCGACAACGGCCGCGGGGTCGGCGACCGCCGCCGGGGCCGGGGACGCCACCCGGGCCGGCCACGCCGATCTGCTCGCCCTCGCCGCGTGCGCCGCCATAGCCTCCGTCCTGGGCGACCTCATCGCGTACCGCCTGGCGCTTCGCGGCGGCGCCCGCCTGGAGCGCGCCATCGCCCGCTCACGCCGCCTGACCCGTGCGCAGGAACGACTCGGCATCGCGCTGAGCCGGGGCGGCGGCGGCCTCGTCGTCATCGCGCGCTTCGCCCCGGCCGGGCGCTCCGTCGTCTCGCTGGGCGCGGGCGCGGCACGGCGCAAGGTCCGCGAGTTCCTGCCCTGGTCGGCGCTTGCGGGCGTGGCCTGGGCGACGTACAGCGTGGGGCTCGGCTACTTCGGTGGCCAGTGGCTCGGCGCGACCTGGCTGGGCACCGCCGTGTCGCTCCTCGCCCTGTTCGCGGCGGGCGCCCTCGCCGCGTACGTCGTCAAGCGCCCGTCGCCGGCGCCCGCGCCGGTTTCCTGA
- a CDS encoding DUF1990 family protein, which translates to MGVRRDLRAAYERACASEPSYAEVGATGGPGLPTAGGAYRVFRRRITVGHGPEAFERAGTYVLTWGVQRGAGFGVYPAPGVSEATGVSTTSSAITAPSAIPAPSAIAAPGATALVVLRLPGLLGLPWLPGFPRLVIPCRVVWTVRSAERIGFAYGTLPGHPECGEESFVVGREADGLVWFEVAAFSRPATWYARLGGPLTRLLQDLATRRYLRAVAAAAVRP; encoded by the coding sequence ATGGGTGTACGGCGGGATCTTCGGGCGGCGTACGAGCGTGCCTGTGCGAGCGAGCCCAGTTACGCGGAGGTCGGCGCGACCGGCGGGCCGGGGCTGCCGACGGCGGGCGGCGCGTATCGGGTCTTCCGGCGCCGGATCACGGTCGGGCACGGTCCCGAGGCGTTCGAGCGGGCCGGGACGTACGTGTTGACCTGGGGCGTTCAGCGCGGTGCGGGCTTCGGGGTGTACCCGGCCCCGGGGGTGTCGGAGGCGACCGGAGTGTCCACCACCTCTTCCGCGATCACCGCCCCCTCCGCGATCCCTGCCCCCTCTGCGATCGCCGCTCCCGGCGCCACCGCGCTGGTCGTTCTGCGCCTCCCCGGGCTTCTCGGGCTCCCCTGGCTCCCCGGGTTCCCCCGTCTCGTCATTCCCTGCCGCGTCGTGTGGACCGTGCGTTCCGCCGAGCGCATCGGGTTCGCCTACGGCACGCTGCCCGGACACCCCGAGTGCGGTGAGGAGTCGTTCGTCGTGGGGCGGGAGGCGGACGGGCTCGTATGGTTCGAGGTCGCAGCGTTCTCCCGGCCCGCCACCTGGTACGCCCGGCTCGGCGGCCCCCTCACGCGGCTGCTCCAGGATCTGGCCACCCGGCGCTACCTGCGGGCGGTGGCCGCCGCCGCCGTACGCCCGTGA
- a CDS encoding RNA-binding S4 domain-containing protein: MAEAANGNGTSTGPVRVDSWIWSVRLTKTRSQAGTACRGGHVHVNGERVKASHLVKAGDEVRVRLDGRERIVKVVQLLRKRVGAPVAAEAYIDKSPPPPARADALAAGVRDRGLGRPTKRDRREMERLRGLAESRRSAG; this comes from the coding sequence ATGGCGGAAGCAGCGAACGGCAACGGCACAAGCACCGGCCCCGTGCGCGTCGACAGCTGGATCTGGTCGGTCCGGCTGACCAAGACGCGCTCCCAGGCGGGCACGGCCTGCCGGGGCGGCCACGTCCATGTCAACGGTGAGCGCGTGAAGGCCTCCCACCTGGTGAAGGCCGGTGACGAGGTGCGGGTGCGCCTCGACGGCCGCGAGCGGATCGTGAAGGTCGTCCAGCTGCTGCGCAAGCGGGTCGGCGCCCCGGTCGCGGCGGAGGCGTACATCGACAAGAGCCCGCCGCCGCCCGCCCGCGCGGACGCGCTCGCGGCGGGCGTACGCGACCGCGGCCTCGGCCGGCCGACCAAGCGCGACCGGCGCGAGATGGAACGGCTGCGCGGCCTGGCGGAGAGCCGTCGCAGCGCGGGCTGA
- a CDS encoding DoxX family protein, with product MASPTLDVAGARPYALALFRIVIGLLFACHGAASLFGVFGGTMGGGSIPAGTWPGWYAAVIQLVGGILVLAGLFTRPAALISSGSMAYAYFSVHQSHALLPLQNGGEPSAMYCWAFLLLAFTGPGAFALDQLFGSRRTARPAADAQRETVAA from the coding sequence ATGGCTTCCCCCACGCTCGACGTCGCCGGCGCGCGCCCGTACGCGCTGGCCCTGTTCCGCATAGTCATCGGCCTCCTCTTCGCCTGCCACGGCGCGGCCTCCCTGTTCGGCGTCTTCGGCGGCACGATGGGCGGCGGCTCCATCCCCGCGGGCACCTGGCCCGGCTGGTACGCCGCGGTGATACAGCTGGTCGGCGGCATCCTGGTGCTGGCCGGCCTCTTCACCCGCCCCGCCGCCCTGATCTCCTCGGGCTCCATGGCGTACGCCTACTTCAGCGTCCACCAGTCCCACGCGCTGCTCCCCCTGCAGAACGGCGGCGAGCCCTCCGCGATGTACTGCTGGGCCTTCCTGCTCCTCGCGTTCACGGGCCCCGGCGCCTTCGCCCTCGACCAGCTCTTCGGCTCCCGCCGCACCGCCCGCCCGGCCGCGGACGCCCAGCGCGAGACCGTCGCCGCCTGA
- a CDS encoding DUF2277 domain-containing protein has product MCRSIKTLRPPAMPEEATEDDIRAAALQYVRKVSGFRAPAAHNREVFERAVDEIAEATRELLAGLEVRGAAAKSSA; this is encoded by the coding sequence ATGTGCAGAAGCATCAAGACATTGAGGCCGCCGGCGATGCCGGAGGAGGCCACGGAGGACGACATCAGGGCCGCGGCCCTGCAGTACGTGCGCAAGGTGTCCGGGTTCCGGGCGCCGGCCGCGCACAACAGGGAGGTGTTCGAGCGTGCGGTGGACGAGATAGCGGAGGCGACCCGCGAGCTCCTGGCCGGGCTTGAGGTGCGGGGCGCGGCCGCGAAGAGCTCCGCCTGA
- a CDS encoding ABC transporter permease: MLLPVNITLGAVLVALLLAAAGVAAAAHLGRHREILIAGVRAAVQLGVVALAIHWVVRSVPLLLGFLLLMFAVAVRTAGRRMTANRTWRWAAAPIAAGVVPVVAALLLTGLVPVKGIALIPVTGILIGGALTATVLGGRRALDELTARRGEVEAGMALGLPDRDARLEIARPAASDALLPGLDQTRTVGLVTLPGAFVGMLLGGASPVQAGAVQLFVLVALMAVQAIAVSVVLELVARGRVHREARDLGP; the protein is encoded by the coding sequence GTGCTGCTGCCCGTGAACATCACGCTCGGAGCCGTCCTCGTCGCCCTGCTCCTCGCCGCGGCGGGCGTGGCCGCCGCGGCGCACCTGGGGCGCCACCGCGAGATCCTGATCGCGGGGGTGCGGGCGGCGGTCCAACTCGGCGTGGTGGCCCTGGCGATCCACTGGGTCGTCCGCTCGGTTCCGCTTCTCCTCGGCTTCCTGCTGCTGATGTTCGCGGTCGCGGTACGCACCGCGGGGCGCCGGATGACCGCCAACCGCACCTGGCGATGGGCGGCCGCCCCCATCGCCGCCGGAGTGGTCCCGGTCGTCGCGGCGCTGCTGCTCACCGGACTCGTCCCCGTCAAGGGCATCGCCCTGATCCCCGTCACCGGCATCCTCATCGGCGGCGCGCTCACCGCGACCGTCCTCGGCGGGCGCCGCGCGCTCGACGAGCTGACCGCGCGGCGCGGCGAGGTGGAGGCGGGGATGGCGCTCGGACTGCCCGACCGGGACGCCCGCCTGGAGATCGCCAGGCCCGCCGCGTCCGACGCGCTGCTGCCCGGCCTCGATCAGACGAGGACGGTGGGCCTTGTCACGCTGCCCGGGGCGTTCGTCGGCATGCTGCTCGGCGGCGCTTCCCCCGTGCAGGCGGGCGCGGTCCAGCTCTTCGTCCTGGTCGCCCTCATGGCCGTACAGGCGATCGCCGTGTCGGTGGTGCTCGAACTCGTCGCGCGCGGCAGAGTGCACCGTGAGGCCCGGGACCTTGGTCCCTGA
- a CDS encoding alkaline phosphatase D family protein, translating to MAGLRLGPLLRYLDPCGGATVWVETDRPCTAGVRCADGARGSARTFQIAGHHYALVPVEGLTPGTTTSYEVLLDGRPVWPAPGSGFPPSTLTVPAAGATGLRVTFGSCRRAPDPAGTDALDALAARLAADPRAERPGVLLLLGDQVYADSVSPDTRRWLAARRDLRDAPGAGVADYEEYTRLYDESWRDPEVRWLLSTVPSCHIFDDHDVIDDWNSSAAWLAEMRATPWWQERVLSGLMSYWVYQHLGNLSPAELAADPLYATVRSVPDGTEALRSFVARADADPASVRWSYRRDFGRTRLVMVDTRAARVLAEDRRAMLDPGEARWLREQVLDAPGSFDHLLIGTSLPWLLPPLIHDAEGWNAALCAGSRGPRWARAAERLRRRADLEHWAAFPASFALLGDLIARVGSGPGAPATISVLSGDVHHAYVAEPFWPNVAPQPASYVAQLTCSPVHNSVPAPVRAGFRFGWSRLGRRLGRVLARHGRVVQPVLDWRRTGGPWFGNQLMTLALHGRSAHLRLEQARRNRRRRIGPAQWETVLDRPLAPGAPPGSIQPPETSN from the coding sequence ATGGCCGGGCTTCGCCTGGGTCCACTGCTGCGCTACCTGGATCCGTGCGGCGGCGCCACGGTCTGGGTCGAGACCGACCGGCCGTGCACGGCCGGTGTGCGCTGCGCCGACGGCGCCCGGGGCAGCGCGCGCACGTTCCAGATCGCGGGGCACCACTACGCCCTGGTCCCGGTGGAGGGGCTGACACCGGGCACCACCACCTCCTACGAGGTGCTGCTCGACGGGCGGCCGGTCTGGCCGGCGCCCGGCTCCGGATTCCCGCCGAGCACCCTCACCGTCCCTGCGGCCGGGGCCACCGGGCTGCGCGTCACCTTCGGCTCCTGCCGCCGCGCGCCCGACCCCGCCGGCACGGACGCACTCGACGCCCTCGCCGCGCGGCTCGCGGCCGACCCGCGGGCCGAGCGGCCCGGCGTCCTGCTGCTCCTGGGCGACCAGGTGTACGCCGACAGCGTCTCGCCGGACACGCGGCGCTGGCTGGCCGCCCGCCGGGACCTGCGCGACGCCCCGGGCGCCGGGGTCGCGGACTACGAGGAGTACACCCGGCTGTACGACGAGTCCTGGCGAGATCCGGAGGTGCGATGGCTGCTCTCCACCGTGCCGAGCTGCCACATCTTCGACGACCACGACGTGATCGACGACTGGAACTCCAGCGCCGCCTGGCTCGCCGAGATGCGGGCCACGCCCTGGTGGCAGGAGCGGGTGCTCAGCGGGCTCATGTCGTACTGGGTGTATCAGCACCTGGGCAACCTCTCCCCCGCCGAGCTCGCCGCCGACCCGCTGTACGCGACGGTGCGGAGCGTGCCGGACGGCACGGAGGCGCTGCGCTCCTTCGTGGCGCGGGCCGACGCGGACCCGGCGTCCGTGCGCTGGAGCTACCGGCGCGACTTCGGCCGCACCCGTCTGGTCATGGTGGACACGCGGGCGGCCCGCGTCCTGGCCGAGGACCGGCGGGCGATGCTCGACCCCGGCGAGGCGCGGTGGCTGCGCGAGCAGGTGCTCGACGCCCCGGGCTCCTTCGACCATCTGCTGATCGGCACCTCGCTGCCCTGGCTGCTCCCTCCGCTCATCCATGACGCGGAGGGCTGGAACGCGGCGCTCTGCGCGGGCTCGCGCGGGCCGCGCTGGGCACGCGCCGCAGAGCGGCTGCGGCGCCGGGCGGACCTGGAGCACTGGGCCGCGTTTCCCGCCTCGTTCGCCCTCCTCGGCGATCTGATCGCCCGCGTGGGGTCGGGCCCCGGCGCCCCGGCCACGATCAGCGTCCTGTCGGGGGACGTGCACCACGCCTATGTGGCGGAACCCTTCTGGCCAAATGTTGCCCCTCAACCCGCCTCCTACGTCGCACAGTTGACGTGTTCGCCCGTCCACAACTCGGTTCCGGCCCCCGTGCGGGCCGGATTCCGCTTCGGCTGGAGCCGGCTGGGGCGCAGGCTCGGACGCGTCCTGGCGCGGCACGGCCGAGTGGTACAGCCCGTGCTCGACTGGCGCAGGACCGGCGGCCCTTGGTTCGGCAACCAGCTGATGACCCTTGCGCTGCACGGCCGTTCCGCACACCTGCGCCTCGAACAGGCACGTCGCAACCGACGACGGCGCATTGGTCCAGCCCAATGGGAGACCGTTCTCGACCGCCCACTCGCCCCCGGCGCCCCTCCTGGCTCAATTCAGCCGCCCGAAACAAGCAATTAA